A stretch of the Aphelocoma coerulescens isolate FSJ_1873_10779 chromosome 22, UR_Acoe_1.0, whole genome shotgun sequence genome encodes the following:
- the ENTPD4 gene encoding ectonucleoside triphosphate diphosphohydrolase 4 isoform X4, producing the protein MRDSSRRPVVMKIKPGISEFAGSPDKVSDYISPLLSFAAEHVPRSKHKETPLYILCTAGMRILPESQQKAILEDLLTDIPVHFDFLFSDSHAEVISGKQEGVYAWIGINFVLGRFEHTDDEDEAMVEVQIPGSERRDPIFRKRTVGILDMGGVSTQIAYEVPQSVSVASPQQEEVAKNLLAEFNLGCDAHQTEHVYRVYVATFLGFGGNAARQRYEDSLFSSTLLSNRLLGRQSGLSPDSPFLDPCLPLDARDELRQRGLTLHLRGTGDFQLCRELLRPLLNRTNGTRSSLNGVFQPPVRFQESEFYGFSEFYYCTEDVLRMGGDYSAARFTRAAKEYCATRWSVLRQRFERGLYASHADLHRLKFQCFKSAWMFEVFHRGFSFPESYGSLKTALQVYDKEVQWTLGAILYRTRFLPLRDIQQENFRGSHSHWRSFSFVYNHHLFSACFLVVLLSILLYLLRLRRIHRASSPALWIPEKIPIPQKIPGPL; encoded by the exons atgagggacagcagcaggagaccCGTGGTGATGAAAATCAAACCAG gaatttcGGAGTTCGCCGGCTCTCCCGACAAAGTCAGCGATTACATCTCGCCCCTGCTCAGCTTCGCCGCCGAGCACGTGCCCCGCTCCAAGCACAAGGAGACTCCTCTGTACATCCTGTGCACCGCTGGCATGAGGATCCTGCCAGAGAG CCAGCAGAAGGCCATCCTGGAGGATCTGCTCACGGACATCCCCGTGCACTTCGATTTCCTCTTCTCGGACTCGCACGCTGAGGTGATTTCAGGGAAGCAGGAAG GAGTCTATGCATGGATTGGGATCAACTTTGTCCTTGGAAGATTTGAGCACACGGACGATG AGGACGAAGCCATGGTGGAGGTGCAGATCCCGGGAAGCGAGCGCCGGGATCCCATTTTCCGGAAGAGAACCGTGGGGATCCTGGACATGGGCGGCGTTTCCACGCAGATCGCCTACGAAGTCCCCCAAAGTGTAAGCGTTGCCTCCCCGCAGCAG GAGGAAGTGGCCAAGAATTTGCTGGCGGAGTTTAATTTGGGGTGCGACGCCCACCAGACGGAGCACGTGTACCGGGTGTACGTGGCAACATTCCTGGGATTCGGGGGGAATGCGGCCCGGCAGAGATACGAGGACAGCCTGTTCTCCAGCACCCTGCTCAGCAACAG gctgctgggcaggcagagcgGCCTGAGCCCGGATTCCCCATTCCTGGATccctgccttcccctggatgccCGGGACGAGCTGCGGCAGCGCGGCCTCACGCTGCACCTGCGCGGCACCGGCGACTTCCAGCTGTGCCGGGAGCTGCTGCGGCCGCTCCTCAACAGAACCAACGGCACGCGCAGCTCCCTGAACGGCGTCTTCCAGCCGCCCGTGCGCTTCCAGGAGAGCGAGTTCTACGGATTCTCCGAGTTCTACTACTGCACCGAGGACGTGCTGCGCATGGGCGGCGACTACAGCGCCGCCAGGTTCACCAGGGCGGCCAAG GAATACTGTGCCACCAGGTGGTCGGTGCTGCGGCAGCGCTTCGAGCGCGGGCTCTACGCCTCACACGCGGATCTGCATCGCCTCAA GTTCCAGTGCTTTAAGTCCGCCTGGATGTTCGAGGTTTTCCACCGGGGATTCTCCTTCCCCGAGAGCTACGGGAGCCTCAAGACGGCCCTGCAGGTCTATGACAAGGAGGTGCAGTGGACCCTGGGGGCCATCCTGTACCGGACCCGCTTCCTGCCCCTCAG GGACATCCAGCAGGAGAATTTCCGTGGGAGCCACTCCCACTGGAGGAGCTTCTCCTTCGTGTACAACCACCACCTGTTCTCCGCCTGCTTCCTGGTGGTGCTGCTCTCCATCCTGCTCTACCTGCTCCGCCTGCGGCGCATCCACCGCGCCTCCTCCCCGGCCCTCTGGATCCCGGAGAAGATCCCGATCCCACAGAAGATCCCAGGGCCCCTGTGA
- the ENTPD4 gene encoding ectonucleoside triphosphate diphosphohydrolase 4 isoform X5 yields the protein MGRISISCLLPASWHFSLSPVGCPRILSTPLRQLLLLGAAALLLCSLLLIRSKYGRARDRSAHRYLARVTDTEATDTKNPNLNYGIVVDCGSSGSRIFVYCWPRHNGNPHELLDIQQMRDSNRRPVVMKIKPGISEFAGSPDKVSDYISPLLSFAAEHVPRSKHKETPLYILCTAGMRILPESQQKAILEDLLTDIPVHFDFLFSDSHAEVISGKQEGVYAWIGINFVLGRFEHTDDEDEAMVEVQIPGSERRDPIFRKRTVGILDMGGVSTQIAYEVPQSEEVAKNLLAEFNLGCDAHQTEHVYRVYVATFLGFGGNAARQRYEDSLFSSTLLSNRLLGRQSGLSPDSPFLDPCLPLDARDELRQRGLTLHLRGTGDFQLCRELLRPLLNRTNGTRSSLNGVFQPPVRFQESEFYGFSEFYYCTEDVLRMGGDYSAARFTRAAKEYCATRWSVLRQRFERGLYASHADLHRLKFQCFKSAWMFEVFHRGFSFPESYGSLKTALQVYDKEVQWTLGAILYRTRFLPLRDIQQENFRGSHSHWRSFSFVYNHHLFSACFLVVLLSILLYLLRLRRIHRASSPALWIPEKIPIPQKIPGPLELRLELLDST from the exons ATGGGCAG GATCagcatctcctgcctgctgccagcctcGTGGCACTTCAGCCTGTCCCCCGtgggctgcccccgcatcctgAGCACCCCcctgaggcagctgctgctcctgggggccgcggcgctgctgctctgctccctgctcctgatCCGCAGCAAGTACGGCCGGGCCCGCGACAGGAGCGCCCAcag GTACCTGGCCAGGGTGACGGACACGGAAGCCACGGACACCAAGAACCCCAACCTGAACTACGGGATCGTGGTGGATTGCGGCAGCAGCGGCTCCAGGATCTTCGTGTACTGCTGGCCCCGGCACAACGGGAATCCCCACGAGCTGCTGGACATCCAACAGATGAGGGACAGCAACAGGAGACCCGTGGTGATGAAAATCAAACCAG gaatttcGGAGTTCGCCGGCTCTCCCGACAAAGTCAGCGATTACATCTCGCCCCTGCTCAGCTTCGCCGCCGAGCACGTGCCCCGCTCCAAGCACAAGGAGACTCCTCTGTACATCCTGTGCACCGCTGGCATGAGGATCCTGCCAGAGAG CCAGCAGAAGGCCATCCTGGAGGATCTGCTCACGGACATCCCCGTGCACTTCGATTTCCTCTTCTCGGACTCGCACGCTGAGGTGATTTCAGGGAAGCAGGAAG GAGTCTATGCATGGATTGGGATCAACTTTGTCCTTGGAAGATTTGAGCACACGGACGATG AGGACGAAGCCATGGTGGAGGTGCAGATCCCGGGAAGCGAGCGCCGGGATCCCATTTTCCGGAAGAGAACCGTGGGGATCCTGGACATGGGCGGCGTTTCCACGCAGATCGCCTACGAAGTCCCCCAAAGT GAGGAAGTGGCCAAGAATTTGCTGGCGGAGTTTAATTTGGGGTGCGACGCCCACCAGACGGAGCACGTGTACCGGGTGTACGTGGCAACATTCCTGGGATTCGGGGGGAATGCGGCCCGGCAGAGATACGAGGACAGCCTGTTCTCCAGCACCCTGCTCAGCAACAG gctgctgggcaggcagagcgGCCTGAGCCCGGATTCCCCATTCCTGGATccctgccttcccctggatgccCGGGACGAGCTGCGGCAGCGCGGCCTCACGCTGCACCTGCGCGGCACCGGCGACTTCCAGCTGTGCCGGGAGCTGCTGCGGCCGCTCCTCAACAGAACCAACGGCACGCGCAGCTCCCTGAACGGCGTCTTCCAGCCGCCCGTGCGCTTCCAGGAGAGCGAGTTCTACGGATTCTCCGAGTTCTACTACTGCACCGAGGACGTGCTGCGCATGGGCGGCGACTACAGCGCCGCCAGGTTCACCAGGGCGGCCAAG GAATACTGTGCCACCAGGTGGTCGGTGCTGCGGCAGCGCTTCGAGCGCGGGCTCTACGCCTCACACGCGGATCTGCATCGCCTCAA GTTCCAGTGCTTTAAGTCCGCCTGGATGTTCGAGGTTTTCCACCGGGGATTCTCCTTCCCCGAGAGCTACGGGAGCCTCAAGACGGCCCTGCAGGTCTATGACAAGGAGGTGCAGTGGACCCTGGGGGCCATCCTGTACCGGACCCGCTTCCTGCCCCTCAG GGACATCCAGCAGGAGAATTTCCGTGGGAGCCACTCCCACTGGAGGAGCTTCTCCTTCGTGTACAACCACCACCTGTTCTCCGCCTGCTTCCTGGTGGTGCTGCTCTCCATCCTGCTCTACCTGCTCCGCCTGCGGCGCATCCACCGCGCCTCCTCCCCGGCCCTCTGGATCCCGGAGAAGATCCCGATCCCACAGAAGATCCCAGGGCCCCT AGAAttgaggctggagctgctcgATTCCACCTAA
- the ENTPD4 gene encoding ectonucleoside triphosphate diphosphohydrolase 4 isoform X3, whose protein sequence is MRDSSRRPVVMKIKPGISEFAGSPDKVSDYISPLLSFAAEHVPRSKHKETPLYILCTAGMRILPESQQKAILEDLLTDIPVHFDFLFSDSHAEVISGKQEGVYAWIGINFVLGRFEHTDDEDEAMVEVQIPGSERRDPIFRKRTVGILDMGGVSTQIAYEVPQSEEVAKNLLAEFNLGCDAHQTEHVYRVYVATFLGFGGNAARQRYEDSLFSSTLLSNRLLGRQSGLSPDSPFLDPCLPLDARDELRQRGLTLHLRGTGDFQLCRELLRPLLNRTNGTRSSLNGVFQPPVRFQESEFYGFSEFYYCTEDVLRMGGDYSAARFTRAAKEYCATRWSVLRQRFERGLYASHADLHRLKFQCFKSAWMFEVFHRGFSFPESYGSLKTALQVYDKEVQWTLGAILYRTRFLPLRDIQQENFRGSHSHWRSFSFVYNHHLFSACFLVVLLSILLYLLRLRRIHRASSPALWIPEKIPIPQKIPGPLELRLELLDST, encoded by the exons atgagggacagcagcaggagaccCGTGGTGATGAAAATCAAACCAG gaatttcGGAGTTCGCCGGCTCTCCCGACAAAGTCAGCGATTACATCTCGCCCCTGCTCAGCTTCGCCGCCGAGCACGTGCCCCGCTCCAAGCACAAGGAGACTCCTCTGTACATCCTGTGCACCGCTGGCATGAGGATCCTGCCAGAGAG CCAGCAGAAGGCCATCCTGGAGGATCTGCTCACGGACATCCCCGTGCACTTCGATTTCCTCTTCTCGGACTCGCACGCTGAGGTGATTTCAGGGAAGCAGGAAG GAGTCTATGCATGGATTGGGATCAACTTTGTCCTTGGAAGATTTGAGCACACGGACGATG AGGACGAAGCCATGGTGGAGGTGCAGATCCCGGGAAGCGAGCGCCGGGATCCCATTTTCCGGAAGAGAACCGTGGGGATCCTGGACATGGGCGGCGTTTCCACGCAGATCGCCTACGAAGTCCCCCAAAGT GAGGAAGTGGCCAAGAATTTGCTGGCGGAGTTTAATTTGGGGTGCGACGCCCACCAGACGGAGCACGTGTACCGGGTGTACGTGGCAACATTCCTGGGATTCGGGGGGAATGCGGCCCGGCAGAGATACGAGGACAGCCTGTTCTCCAGCACCCTGCTCAGCAACAG gctgctgggcaggcagagcgGCCTGAGCCCGGATTCCCCATTCCTGGATccctgccttcccctggatgccCGGGACGAGCTGCGGCAGCGCGGCCTCACGCTGCACCTGCGCGGCACCGGCGACTTCCAGCTGTGCCGGGAGCTGCTGCGGCCGCTCCTCAACAGAACCAACGGCACGCGCAGCTCCCTGAACGGCGTCTTCCAGCCGCCCGTGCGCTTCCAGGAGAGCGAGTTCTACGGATTCTCCGAGTTCTACTACTGCACCGAGGACGTGCTGCGCATGGGCGGCGACTACAGCGCCGCCAGGTTCACCAGGGCGGCCAAG GAATACTGTGCCACCAGGTGGTCGGTGCTGCGGCAGCGCTTCGAGCGCGGGCTCTACGCCTCACACGCGGATCTGCATCGCCTCAA GTTCCAGTGCTTTAAGTCCGCCTGGATGTTCGAGGTTTTCCACCGGGGATTCTCCTTCCCCGAGAGCTACGGGAGCCTCAAGACGGCCCTGCAGGTCTATGACAAGGAGGTGCAGTGGACCCTGGGGGCCATCCTGTACCGGACCCGCTTCCTGCCCCTCAG GGACATCCAGCAGGAGAATTTCCGTGGGAGCCACTCCCACTGGAGGAGCTTCTCCTTCGTGTACAACCACCACCTGTTCTCCGCCTGCTTCCTGGTGGTGCTGCTCTCCATCCTGCTCTACCTGCTCCGCCTGCGGCGCATCCACCGCGCCTCCTCCCCGGCCCTCTGGATCCCGGAGAAGATCCCGATCCCACAGAAGATCCCAGGGCCCCT AGAAttgaggctggagctgctcgATTCCACCTAA
- the ENTPD4 gene encoding ectonucleoside triphosphate diphosphohydrolase 4 isoform X1: MRDSSRRPVVMKIKPGISEFAGSPDKVSDYISPLLSFAAEHVPRSKHKETPLYILCTAGMRILPESQQKAILEDLLTDIPVHFDFLFSDSHAEVISGKQEGVYAWIGINFVLGRFEHTDDEDEAMVEVQIPGSERRDPIFRKRTVGILDMGGVSTQIAYEVPQSVSVASPQQEEVAKNLLAEFNLGCDAHQTEHVYRVYVATFLGFGGNAARQRYEDSLFSSTLLSNRLLGRQSGLSPDSPFLDPCLPLDARDELRQRGLTLHLRGTGDFQLCRELLRPLLNRTNGTRSSLNGVFQPPVRFQESEFYGFSEFYYCTEDVLRMGGDYSAARFTRAAKEYCATRWSVLRQRFERGLYASHADLHRLKFQCFKSAWMFEVFHRGFSFPESYGSLKTALQVYDKEVQWTLGAILYRTRFLPLRDIQQENFRGSHSHWRSFSFVYNHHLFSACFLVVLLSILLYLLRLRRIHRASSPALWIPEKIPIPQKIPGPLELRLELLDST, from the exons atgagggacagcagcaggagaccCGTGGTGATGAAAATCAAACCAG gaatttcGGAGTTCGCCGGCTCTCCCGACAAAGTCAGCGATTACATCTCGCCCCTGCTCAGCTTCGCCGCCGAGCACGTGCCCCGCTCCAAGCACAAGGAGACTCCTCTGTACATCCTGTGCACCGCTGGCATGAGGATCCTGCCAGAGAG CCAGCAGAAGGCCATCCTGGAGGATCTGCTCACGGACATCCCCGTGCACTTCGATTTCCTCTTCTCGGACTCGCACGCTGAGGTGATTTCAGGGAAGCAGGAAG GAGTCTATGCATGGATTGGGATCAACTTTGTCCTTGGAAGATTTGAGCACACGGACGATG AGGACGAAGCCATGGTGGAGGTGCAGATCCCGGGAAGCGAGCGCCGGGATCCCATTTTCCGGAAGAGAACCGTGGGGATCCTGGACATGGGCGGCGTTTCCACGCAGATCGCCTACGAAGTCCCCCAAAGTGTAAGCGTTGCCTCCCCGCAGCAG GAGGAAGTGGCCAAGAATTTGCTGGCGGAGTTTAATTTGGGGTGCGACGCCCACCAGACGGAGCACGTGTACCGGGTGTACGTGGCAACATTCCTGGGATTCGGGGGGAATGCGGCCCGGCAGAGATACGAGGACAGCCTGTTCTCCAGCACCCTGCTCAGCAACAG gctgctgggcaggcagagcgGCCTGAGCCCGGATTCCCCATTCCTGGATccctgccttcccctggatgccCGGGACGAGCTGCGGCAGCGCGGCCTCACGCTGCACCTGCGCGGCACCGGCGACTTCCAGCTGTGCCGGGAGCTGCTGCGGCCGCTCCTCAACAGAACCAACGGCACGCGCAGCTCCCTGAACGGCGTCTTCCAGCCGCCCGTGCGCTTCCAGGAGAGCGAGTTCTACGGATTCTCCGAGTTCTACTACTGCACCGAGGACGTGCTGCGCATGGGCGGCGACTACAGCGCCGCCAGGTTCACCAGGGCGGCCAAG GAATACTGTGCCACCAGGTGGTCGGTGCTGCGGCAGCGCTTCGAGCGCGGGCTCTACGCCTCACACGCGGATCTGCATCGCCTCAA GTTCCAGTGCTTTAAGTCCGCCTGGATGTTCGAGGTTTTCCACCGGGGATTCTCCTTCCCCGAGAGCTACGGGAGCCTCAAGACGGCCCTGCAGGTCTATGACAAGGAGGTGCAGTGGACCCTGGGGGCCATCCTGTACCGGACCCGCTTCCTGCCCCTCAG GGACATCCAGCAGGAGAATTTCCGTGGGAGCCACTCCCACTGGAGGAGCTTCTCCTTCGTGTACAACCACCACCTGTTCTCCGCCTGCTTCCTGGTGGTGCTGCTCTCCATCCTGCTCTACCTGCTCCGCCTGCGGCGCATCCACCGCGCCTCCTCCCCGGCCCTCTGGATCCCGGAGAAGATCCCGATCCCACAGAAGATCCCAGGGCCCCT AGAAttgaggctggagctgctcgATTCCACCTAA
- the ENTPD4 gene encoding ectonucleoside triphosphate diphosphohydrolase 4 isoform X2, with protein MRDSNRRPVVMKIKPGISEFAGSPDKVSDYISPLLSFAAEHVPRSKHKETPLYILCTAGMRILPESQQKAILEDLLTDIPVHFDFLFSDSHAEVISGKQEGVYAWIGINFVLGRFEHTDDEDEAMVEVQIPGSERRDPIFRKRTVGILDMGGVSTQIAYEVPQSVSVASPQQEEVAKNLLAEFNLGCDAHQTEHVYRVYVATFLGFGGNAARQRYEDSLFSSTLLSNRLLGRQSGLSPDSPFLDPCLPLDARDELRQRGLTLHLRGTGDFQLCRELLRPLLNRTNGTRSSLNGVFQPPVRFQESEFYGFSEFYYCTEDVLRMGGDYSAARFTRAAKEYCATRWSVLRQRFERGLYASHADLHRLKFQCFKSAWMFEVFHRGFSFPESYGSLKTALQVYDKEVQWTLGAILYRTRFLPLRDIQQENFRGSHSHWRSFSFVYNHHLFSACFLVVLLSILLYLLRLRRIHRASSPALWIPEKIPIPQKIPGPLELRLELLDST; from the exons ATGAGGGACAGCAACAGGAGACCCGTGGTGATGAAAATCAAACCAG gaatttcGGAGTTCGCCGGCTCTCCCGACAAAGTCAGCGATTACATCTCGCCCCTGCTCAGCTTCGCCGCCGAGCACGTGCCCCGCTCCAAGCACAAGGAGACTCCTCTGTACATCCTGTGCACCGCTGGCATGAGGATCCTGCCAGAGAG CCAGCAGAAGGCCATCCTGGAGGATCTGCTCACGGACATCCCCGTGCACTTCGATTTCCTCTTCTCGGACTCGCACGCTGAGGTGATTTCAGGGAAGCAGGAAG GAGTCTATGCATGGATTGGGATCAACTTTGTCCTTGGAAGATTTGAGCACACGGACGATG AGGACGAAGCCATGGTGGAGGTGCAGATCCCGGGAAGCGAGCGCCGGGATCCCATTTTCCGGAAGAGAACCGTGGGGATCCTGGACATGGGCGGCGTTTCCACGCAGATCGCCTACGAAGTCCCCCAAAGTGTAAGCGTTGCCTCCCCGCAGCAG GAGGAAGTGGCCAAGAATTTGCTGGCGGAGTTTAATTTGGGGTGCGACGCCCACCAGACGGAGCACGTGTACCGGGTGTACGTGGCAACATTCCTGGGATTCGGGGGGAATGCGGCCCGGCAGAGATACGAGGACAGCCTGTTCTCCAGCACCCTGCTCAGCAACAG gctgctgggcaggcagagcgGCCTGAGCCCGGATTCCCCATTCCTGGATccctgccttcccctggatgccCGGGACGAGCTGCGGCAGCGCGGCCTCACGCTGCACCTGCGCGGCACCGGCGACTTCCAGCTGTGCCGGGAGCTGCTGCGGCCGCTCCTCAACAGAACCAACGGCACGCGCAGCTCCCTGAACGGCGTCTTCCAGCCGCCCGTGCGCTTCCAGGAGAGCGAGTTCTACGGATTCTCCGAGTTCTACTACTGCACCGAGGACGTGCTGCGCATGGGCGGCGACTACAGCGCCGCCAGGTTCACCAGGGCGGCCAAG GAATACTGTGCCACCAGGTGGTCGGTGCTGCGGCAGCGCTTCGAGCGCGGGCTCTACGCCTCACACGCGGATCTGCATCGCCTCAA GTTCCAGTGCTTTAAGTCCGCCTGGATGTTCGAGGTTTTCCACCGGGGATTCTCCTTCCCCGAGAGCTACGGGAGCCTCAAGACGGCCCTGCAGGTCTATGACAAGGAGGTGCAGTGGACCCTGGGGGCCATCCTGTACCGGACCCGCTTCCTGCCCCTCAG GGACATCCAGCAGGAGAATTTCCGTGGGAGCCACTCCCACTGGAGGAGCTTCTCCTTCGTGTACAACCACCACCTGTTCTCCGCCTGCTTCCTGGTGGTGCTGCTCTCCATCCTGCTCTACCTGCTCCGCCTGCGGCGCATCCACCGCGCCTCCTCCCCGGCCCTCTGGATCCCGGAGAAGATCCCGATCCCACAGAAGATCCCAGGGCCCCT AGAAttgaggctggagctgctcgATTCCACCTAA